The proteins below come from a single Corylus avellana chromosome ca3, CavTom2PMs-1.0 genomic window:
- the LOC132174172 gene encoding ankyrin repeat-containing protein BDA1-like has translation MDGSLRDSAEQRNIGKCLRDAAEQGNIDALYVLIEKDAHVLDRVDKIPFVDTPLHIAVSAGHIPFVREIMGLKPSFARKLNQYGLTPLHIALQNHAFNFEKDYILQRKQALLVDRLLDFDKDFVRVRGREGVTPLHYIIQKGDLSFLKKFLEACPESLDDVTIRGENALHIALKYDMIDVFWYLVQWLGRACFKDAKLLQEKLLDGRDDDGNTLLHVAVSRNQPEVVSWLLDHEPLVWRLLDVGSVVHIKNLEGHTVLGILELQSQQTQVDNQRIGKIIRQHCVRRLTTRLEHYLRSFITIFVKFYVGIRRRQTVITEERRNALLVVAGLLTTVTYPAALSADQPNEFNCTSPSPINATGAGHFNCTARFNPDSESRDKFVGAFYGINTAVFYLTNVTLFFLVPPDFIGWLLTVLVGLLFCCYCFSSPLLSNARIIAWFGIFGGYFVFLPLLLWFRMAMSSFKSRSFLKHFSSGSKKDLS, from the exons ATGGATGGGAGTCTGAGGGACTCTGCCGAGCAAAGAAACATTGGTAAGTGTTTGAGAGATGCTGCTGAGCAAGGAAACATTGATGCCTTGTACGTATTGATAGAGAAGGATGCACATGTTTTGGATAGGGTCGATAAGATTCCATTCGTTGACACTCCTTTACACATAGCTGTATCTGCGGGGCACATCCCTTTCGTCAGGGAGATCATGGGCTTAAAGCCCTCGTTTGCTAGGAAGCTTAACCAATATGGCTTAACCCCTCTTCACATTGCTTTGCAAAACCatgcttttaattttgaaaaagattaCATCTTGCAAAGAAAACAAGCCCTATTGGTTGACCGACTACTTGATTTTGATAAAGACTTTGTCCGTGTTCGAGGAAGGGAGGGCGTGACTCCTTTGCATTACATAATTCAAAAAGGAGACCTCtcttttttgaagaaatttttagAAGCTTGCCCCGAGTCTCTTGACGATGTGACAATTCGAGGAGAGAATGCCTTGCATATAGCCCTGAAATATGACATGATTGATGTTTTTTGGTACCTAGTACAATGGCTTGGGCGGGCTTGTTTTAAAGATGCCAAATTGTTGCAAGAGAAACTGCTTGATGGGCGGGATGACGACGGCAACACTCTTTTGCACGTTGCAGTATCCAGAAATCAACCTGAG GTAGTGTCGTGGTTATTGGATCATGAACCACTAGTGTGGAGGTTACTGGATGTCGGATCAGTAGTTCATATAAAGAATTTAGAGGGTCATACGGTACTTGGCATCTTGGAACTCCAAAGCCAACAAACACAGGTGGACAACCAACGGATTGGAAAGATTATACGACAACATTGTGTGAGGCGTTTAACAACTAGACTTGAACATTACTTAAGATCTTTTATAACAATATTTGTGAAGTTTTACGTAGGAATACGTCGCCGGCAAACAGTTATAACAGAGGAGAGGCGGAATGCGCTGTTGGTCGTTGCTGGACTGCTAACAACGGTCACCTACCCGGCAGCACTCAGCGCTGATCAACCCAATGAGTTCAACTGCACATCCCCGAGTCCGATCAACGCTACCGGTGCCGGTCACTTCAACTGCACAGCCCGGTTCAACCCTGACAGTGAATCTCGAGACAAATTTGTGGGAGCCTTTTACGGAATAAATACTGCAGTCTTTTACCTGACAAACGTTACACTTTTCTTCCTCGTCCCTCCCGATTTTATTGGATGGCTGCTCACCGTACTCGTTGGACTCCTATTTTGTTGCTATTGCTTTTCATCTCCGTTATTATCAAATGCTCGGATTATAGCCTGGTTTGGTATCTTTGGCGGATATTTCGTGTTTCTACCACTTCTTTTGTGGTTTAGGATGGCTATGTCATCATTCAAGTCGAGATCTTTCTTGAAACATTTTTCTTCCGGATCCAAGAAAGATCTTTCTTAA